Proteins encoded together in one Triticum dicoccoides isolate Atlit2015 ecotype Zavitan chromosome 7B, WEW_v2.0, whole genome shotgun sequence window:
- the LOC119337959 gene encoding beta-carotene isomerase D27, chloroplastic-like, which produces MEATALVLLPHSHSGLTARAPPCVGGRGVSCVTKKSYVRIKRSSTVRGVMARPQEATLARVPAPAPTRPVRETAAVTTTTTVYHDTWFDNLAIGYLSRKLQEASGIKNGKHGYQGLIEAAVTISRIFRLDTQCEIVASALERAMPSYIVTMIKVMMPPSRFSREYFAAFTTIFFPWLVGPCEVRESEVDGTREKNVVYIPKCRFLESTNCVGMCTNLCKIPSQKFMQDSLGVSVYMSPNFEDMSCEMIFGQQPPEDDPALKQPCFSTKCIAKQDYGVNC; this is translated from the exons ATGGAGGCCACCGCACTTGTGCTCCTCCCTCACAGCCACAGTGGCCTCACGGCCAGAGCACCCCCATGCGTGGGCGGAAGAGGTGTCTCCTGCGTGACGAAGAAGAGCTACGTGAGGATCAAGCGGAGCTCCACGGTGCGAGGGGTCATGGCGAGGCCACAAGAGGCGACGCTAGCTCGGGTCCCGGCACCGGCGCCAACAAGGCCGGTGAGAGAGACTGCCGCGGTCACGACGACGACGACCGTGTACCACGACACCTGGTTCGACAACCTGGCCATTGGCTACCTGTCCAGGAAACTTCAAGAAGCTTCTG GGATAAAGAacggaaaacatggctaccaaggaTTAATAGAGGCCGCGGTGACAATCTCCAGAATCTTCAGGCTCGACACACAGTGCGAGATTGTGGCCAGCGCTCTCGAACGAGCAATGCCAAGCTACATCGTCACAATG ATAAAGGTGATGATGCCGCCTTCAAGATTTTCCAGGGAGTACTTTGCTGCCTTCACCACCATATTCTTCCCTTGGCTGGTTGGACCATGTGAG GTCAGGGAATCTGAAGTCGATGGAACGAGAGAGAAGAATGTGGTGTACATCCCCAAATGCAG GTTTCTGGAAAGCACCAACTGTGTCGGTATGTGCACGAACCTTTGCAAGATCCCATCCCAGAAGTTTATGCAAGATTCGCTTGGAGTTTCTGTGTACATGTCACCCA ATTTTGAAGACATGAGCTGCGAGATGATCTTTGGACAGCAACCTCCTGAAGATGACCCAGCACTGAAGCAGCCCTGCTTCAGCACAAAAT GTATCGCGAAGCAGGACTATGGTGTGAATTGCTAG
- the LOC119337958 gene encoding pentatricopeptide repeat-containing protein At5g39350-like — MPVATYQYQALKEALAASISAAGDVRRPHALAVVSGLAGNGYVVSLLVSRYFRLGAANAARRAFDAVPLPRAASLPVSAPPPKPLLYNAMIRGYLALGLPRLAVGVFREMACPPDRHTYHLAVTACARASEFELGRRIGSEACSRGLSTDLLVGTALVVMYSEAGDMEAALTVFDEIPHRDDVVWNALIAGYARANCMGEALRLFARMRMVDGVSPTEATLVSLVSGFAIYGSWKVCYMMHAVVIRSGFHLNVCVCNALLELYLYSGCLREAVMLFRQMEEKDSITWSTMIGGLVRNGRPNSALNLFHWMLSNSTVSATRSILLNVIAACAELGEWKQGRWIEQSYVLADSSEFNRDPSLVTALIYMYARCGQVDSSIALLHGVAAMRDDIVAWNAMIKGCGVLGHVGKAIGFAVEMQRVGIDPDAVTFLEILPMICSIPSLKKGMEAHGQIVKRGFQSERTIANSLITMYGRCGDLRHSFDTFSGIVDKDVISWTSMIQVYAWNGHAAEVVQLFELMKKTEVKPNCYTFLAVLSACKNTGLVEEGMDLLKFMEEQYGLEPDVEHISCVVDMLCRTGRLADAYDLIKSTVSERVDNHILWGILLSASRSSGDLVIGEAAARHLLSLDPENRANYKMLADIYISLGRRDSADNILRLSLSRGLDSKPGCSWTEGG; from the coding sequence ATGCCCGTCGCGACTTACCAGTACCAAGCGCTCAAAGAGGCCCTCGCCGCTTCCATCTCCGCCGCCGGCGACGTGCGCCGCCCCCACGCCCTCGCCGTAGTGTCGGGTCTCGCCGGCAACGGCTACGTCGTCTCCCTCCTCGTATCCCGCTACTTCCGCCTCGGCGCCGCCAATGCCGCGCGCAGGGCGTTCGACGCTGTTCCCCTTCCCCGGGCAGCGTCGCTCCCCGTCTCGGCGCCGCCGCCCAAGCCCCTCCTCTACAACGCCATGATCCGCGGGTACCTCGCTCTCGGCCTCCCCCGCCTGGCGGTCGGTGTCTTCCGAGAGATGGCGTGCCCGCCCGACCGCCACACGTACCACCTCGCCGTGACGGCGTGCGCTCGCGCGTCGGAGTTTGAGCTCGGCCGGCGTATCGGGAGTGAAGCGTGCTCCAGAGGGCTTTCGACCGACCTCCTGGTCGGGACGGCGCTGGTCGTAATGTATTCTGAAGCAGGTGACATGGAGGCTGCTCTTACGGTGTTTGATGAAATCCCGCACCGTGATGATGTGGTGTGGAATGCCCTCATTGCTGGATATGCCCGTGCGAATTGCATGGGAGAGGCTCTCAGGTTATTTGCAAGGATGAGGATGGTGGATGGAGTGTCTCCGACTGAGGCGACACTGGTGAGCTTGGTTTCCGGGTTTGCAATCTATGGTTCTTGGAAGGTCTGCTATATGATGCATGCTGTTGTGATTAGGTCTGGTTTCCACCTTAACGTCTGTGTTTGCAACGCTCTCCTGGAGCTTTATCTTTACTCCGGCTGTTTGAGGGAGGCTGTGATGTTGTTTCGTCAGATGGAGGAGAAAGATTCCATCACTTGGAGTACGATGATTGGTGGGCTTGTTCGGAATGGACGACCAAATTCTGCCCTTAACCTTTTCCACTGGATGCTGTCAAATTCGACTGTGTCGGCCACTAGGTCCATCTTGCTTAATGTCATTGCGGCCTGCGCTGAGCTGGGGGAGTGGAAACAAGGAAGATGGATTGAACAAAGCTATGTGCTGGCTGATTCTAGTGAATTCAATAGAGATCCATCTTTGGTAACTGCACTGATATATATGTATGCAAGGTGTGGACAGGTAGATTCTTCAATTGCTCTTCTACATGGAGTTGCAGCAATGAGAGATGACATAGTTGCATGGAATGCCATGATCAAAGGCTGTGGAGTTCTCGGGCATGTGGGAAAGGCAATAGGATTTGCAGTGGAAATGCAGAGGGTAGGCATTGATCCAGATGCTGTCACATTCTTGGAGATCCTACCTATGATTTGTTCGATTCCATCACTGAAGAAGGGGATGGAAGCACATGGTCAGATCGTTAAAAGAGGTTTCCAGAGTGAAAGGACAATTGCTAATTCACTCATCACCATGTATGGTCGATGCGGGGATCTTAGACATTCATTTGACACCTTTAGTGGGATTGTGGACAAGGATGTAATCTCTTGGACTTCTATGATTCAGGTATATGCCTGGAATGGACATGCTGCTGAAGTTGTCCAGCTTTTTgagttgatgaagaaaacagaaGTGAAACCGAACTGCTACACCTTTCTTGCTGTGCTGTCTGCATGTAAGAACACAGGTCTTGTTGAAGAGGGAATGGACTTGCTCAAGTTCATGGAAGAGCAATATGGTCTTGAGCCGGATGTTGAGCATATTTCATGTGTTGTTGATATGCTATGTCGTACTGGACGCTTGGCTGATGCATATGACCTGATAAAAAGTACTGTTTCTGAACGTGTAGACAATCATATATTATGGGGGATATTGCTAAGTGCTTCCCGTTCATCTGGGGATTTGGTGATTGGAGAAGCAGCTGCCAGACATCTCTTGTCTCTGGATCCAGAAAATCGAGCCAACTATAAAATGCTTGCTGATATTTATATCTCGCTTGGGAGAAGGGATAGTGCTGATAATATCCTTAGACTATCATTGTCAAGAGGGCTAGACTCGAAACCAGGCTGCAGCTGGACTGAAGGTGGCTAA